In uncultured Bacteroides sp., one genomic interval encodes:
- a CDS encoding glycoside hydrolase family 43 protein, translated as MKKKIILLVCILGFSHYSNAQGYKNPVISGFHPDPSVCRVGDDYYLVNSSFEYFPGVPVFHSKDLINWEKIGHCLTRPSQLPLEKCLPSAGIYAPTIRNHEGRFYMVTTNVSTGNFYVYTDNPSGEWSEPVYVDQGGIDPTLYFEGDKCYFISNGAGITISEIDIKTGKRLTESRIVWNGTGGRYPESPHIYKKDGWYYLLISEGGTEYGHKMTIARSKNIYGPYDPNPSNPIFTHINENAQNNPIQGIGHGDFVQAHDGSWWIVFLGFRPQSLLHHVIGRETFLAPVRWDTNAWPVINGNGSVNIDMNVPTLPLQPVKQHDLSTDFDETKLGFDWNYLRNPLMKNYSLTEKKGSLRLKATPVSLDDNDSPTFVGRRQEHIDFSATTVLSLNDAKEGDEAGMTILYSSQAHYDLFLKKSEKGKHKLLVRYNMGVLNHIASDIEIPGDKVYLKVKGDKDFYSFYYSVDGKKFNFLSKINVWYLSSETNGGFTGVYIGLYAASQSKNTKGYADFDKFIYKPGNLD; from the coding sequence ATGAAAAAAAAAATAATTCTTTTAGTTTGCATTTTGGGGTTTTCTCACTACTCAAATGCTCAGGGGTATAAAAATCCTGTTATTTCTGGTTTTCATCCAGATCCAAGTGTGTGTAGGGTTGGTGATGATTATTATTTAGTAAACAGTAGTTTCGAATATTTTCCGGGAGTGCCAGTTTTTCATAGTAAAGATTTGATAAACTGGGAAAAAATTGGACATTGTTTGACTCGTCCTTCTCAACTACCATTAGAGAAATGTCTGCCTTCTGCCGGGATCTATGCACCTACAATCCGCAATCACGAAGGCCGTTTTTACATGGTGACCACAAATGTATCCACTGGAAATTTTTATGTATATACAGATAATCCTTCCGGTGAATGGTCTGAACCTGTTTATGTAGATCAGGGAGGTATTGACCCAACGTTGTATTTTGAAGGCGATAAATGTTATTTTATTTCAAATGGAGCTGGTATTACCATTTCAGAGATAGATATCAAAACAGGGAAAAGACTTACTGAAAGTAGAATTGTATGGAATGGTACAGGAGGCCGTTATCCGGAATCGCCGCATATTTATAAAAAAGACGGATGGTATTATTTACTGATTTCTGAAGGTGGTACTGAATATGGACATAAAATGACGATTGCTCGTAGTAAAAACATCTATGGACCTTATGATCCGAATCCTTCTAATCCGATTTTTACGCACATAAATGAAAATGCTCAAAACAACCCAATTCAAGGGATCGGACATGGCGATTTTGTTCAGGCACATGATGGTTCTTGGTGGATTGTATTTCTGGGCTTTCGTCCGCAAAGCTTACTGCATCACGTAATAGGGCGTGAAACATTTTTAGCTCCGGTAAGATGGGATACGAATGCCTGGCCTGTAATAAATGGCAACGGTTCAGTTAATATTGACATGAATGTGCCTACTTTACCGTTACAACCTGTAAAGCAACATGATCTTTCTACCGATTTTGATGAAACAAAATTAGGTTTCGATTGGAACTACCTCCGAAACCCATTGATGAAAAATTATTCGCTAACAGAAAAAAAAGGTTCCTTGCGATTGAAAGCGACTCCGGTTTCTTTGGATGATAATGATTCACCTACTTTTGTAGGTCGCAGACAAGAGCATATTGATTTTTCGGCTACCACTGTGTTGTCATTAAACGATGCAAAGGAAGGTGACGAAGCGGGAATGACCATTTTGTACTCGAGTCAGGCTCATTATGATCTCTTTTTAAAAAAATCGGAAAAAGGCAAACATAAATTGCTCGTACGTTACAATATGGGAGTGCTGAACCACATCGCAAGCGATATAGAAATCCCTGGAGATAAAGTTTATTTGAAAGTAAAAGGAGATAAGGATTTTTACTCGTTTTATTATTCTGTTGATGGTAAGAAATTTAATTTCTTAAGCAAGATAAATGTATGGTATCTGAGTTCTGAAACCAATGGAGGTTTCACCGGAGTTTATATTGGATTATATGCGGCATCCCAAAGTAAAAATACGAAAGGGTATGCCGATTTTGATAAGTTCATCTATAAGCCAGGTAATTTAGATTAA
- a CDS encoding glycoside hydrolase family 3 C-terminal domain-containing protein, which produces MIKRKIGVLGLLFTLLTVNVWAQGPVYLDESKQIEVRIKDALSRMTVEEKVALCHAQSKFSIPGVPRLGISELWMSDGPHGIHEEQLWNAWDAAKWTNDSCTAFPALTALAATWCTSLSAQYGKAIGEEARYRNKNVLLGPGVNIYRTPLNGRNFEYLGEDPYLASQMVVPYVKEVQKNGVAACVKHFAVNNQETNRMDINVILSDRALHEIYLPAFKAAVQKGGAWSIMGAYNKVLGQHACHNELLLNKILKKDWGFDGAVISDWGGVHDTKEAALYGLDIEMGSFTDGLTSESAFTYNDYFLANPYLKMLKEGTVPMSTVDDKAARVLRLIFRTSMNRNKPWGSFASEEHHTTARAIAEEGIVLLKNAPAIKKKESLLPIDGNKYSKIVVVGENATRVLTDGGGSSTLKVKRFVSPLDGLKSIYGDKITYVKGYEGGKPLWDREEVIPASRIASLRAEAIQQAKSADLVIFVGGLNKNYHQDSEGSDRVTMGLPFEQDELISSIAEVNPNLVLVLLSGNAVEMPWIQKVPAIVQGWYLGSEGGNAIANVLSGEVNPSGKLPFSFPLKLKDCGALSFDTSVFPGDNVNVNYKEDILVGYRWYDTKKIPVLFPFGYGLSYTKFQYGKATISSKSITTADSIVVTIPVKNTGKVVGKEVVQLYVQDEKSSLARPLKELKGFEKISLEPGEEKTVSFTLTKEALSYYDDKKEEWIAEPGKFKIMIGASATDIKGTVDFTLK; this is translated from the coding sequence ATGATTAAAAGAAAAATTGGCGTTTTAGGATTACTATTTACACTATTGACTGTTAACGTATGGGCACAAGGACCTGTTTACTTAGATGAAAGTAAACAAATAGAAGTTCGTATAAAAGATGCTTTGTCACGAATGACAGTAGAAGAAAAAGTGGCACTTTGTCATGCGCAAAGTAAATTTAGCATTCCTGGAGTGCCACGTTTAGGTATCTCTGAATTATGGATGAGCGATGGTCCACACGGAATACATGAGGAGCAATTATGGAACGCTTGGGATGCCGCCAAATGGACGAATGATTCGTGTACGGCATTCCCCGCCTTAACTGCGTTGGCAGCAACATGGTGCACTTCGCTTTCAGCGCAATATGGTAAGGCAATTGGTGAAGAAGCCCGCTATAGAAATAAAAATGTTTTGTTAGGGCCAGGGGTAAATATTTACCGAACTCCTTTAAACGGACGTAATTTTGAATATTTAGGAGAAGATCCATACTTGGCTTCCCAAATGGTTGTTCCCTATGTTAAAGAGGTACAGAAAAACGGAGTAGCCGCTTGTGTAAAACATTTTGCTGTAAATAATCAGGAAACAAATCGTATGGATATTAATGTAATACTTAGTGACAGAGCTTTGCATGAAATCTACCTTCCTGCATTTAAAGCAGCTGTTCAAAAAGGTGGTGCTTGGAGTATCATGGGAGCCTACAATAAAGTACTGGGGCAACATGCCTGCCACAATGAATTATTGTTAAATAAAATTTTGAAAAAAGATTGGGGTTTTGACGGTGCTGTTATATCTGATTGGGGAGGAGTTCATGACACGAAAGAAGCAGCATTGTATGGTCTGGATATTGAAATGGGTTCGTTTACGGACGGTTTAACAAGCGAATCAGCATTTACCTATAATGATTATTTTTTGGCAAATCCTTATCTCAAAATGTTGAAAGAGGGTACTGTACCAATGAGTACGGTGGATGATAAAGCAGCAAGAGTTTTACGTCTTATTTTTAGAACTTCAATGAATCGAAATAAACCATGGGGAAGTTTTGCCAGCGAAGAGCATCATACAACTGCCCGTGCCATTGCAGAGGAAGGAATTGTATTATTGAAAAATGCACCTGCAATAAAAAAGAAGGAATCTTTATTACCAATAGATGGTAATAAATACAGTAAAATAGTAGTAGTAGGTGAAAATGCAACTCGTGTATTAACAGATGGAGGAGGATCTTCAACCCTGAAAGTAAAAAGATTTGTTTCCCCATTAGATGGTTTAAAAAGTATATATGGCGACAAAATTACTTATGTCAAAGGATACGAAGGAGGCAAGCCATTATGGGACAGAGAAGAAGTAATTCCAGCATCCAGAATAGCGTCACTTCGTGCCGAAGCTATTCAACAAGCGAAAAGTGCAGACCTGGTTATATTTGTAGGAGGATTAAATAAGAACTATCACCAAGACAGCGAAGGCAGTGATCGTGTTACCATGGGACTCCCGTTTGAACAAGATGAATTAATTAGTTCCATAGCCGAAGTTAATCCCAATCTGGTATTGGTTTTATTGAGTGGTAATGCAGTTGAAATGCCATGGATACAAAAAGTACCCGCTATTGTACAGGGCTGGTATTTGGGTTCTGAAGGAGGAAATGCAATAGCGAACGTTTTAAGCGGGGAAGTAAATCCAAGCGGAAAACTTCCTTTCTCTTTCCCTTTAAAATTGAAGGATTGCGGAGCGCTTTCTTTTGATACCTCAGTATTTCCTGGAGATAATGTCAACGTGAATTACAAAGAGGATATTTTGGTTGGATACCGTTGGTACGATACTAAAAAAATCCCTGTTCTTTTCCCATTTGGCTACGGATTGAGTTATACCAAATTTCAATATGGGAAAGCTACCATTTCTTCAAAATCAATTACAACAGCCGATTCAATAGTGGTGACAATTCCAGTAAAAAACACAGGAAAAGTGGTAGGAAAGGAAGTAGTTCAACTGTATGTTCAGGATGAAAAGTCAAGTTTAGCTCGTCCGCTTAAAGAATTAAAAGGGTTTGAGAAGATTTCTTTAGAACCGGGAGAAGAAAAAACGGTAAGCTTTACTTTAACAAAAGAGGCTCTTTCTTATTATGATGACAAAAAAGAGGAATGGATTGCAGAACCCGGTAAATTCAAAATTATGATTGGAGCTTCGGCTACCGATATCAAAGGTACAGTTGATTTTACTTTGAAATAG
- a CDS encoding glycoside hydrolase family 97 protein: MNRFFLYVVTIVFLSTTVGNAQVIHLKSPNGKIEMALESGVKISWSVKHENTIVIAPSSISLTLGNGVVLGKNAKVISVKNSNVNSSFDTPLYKKKTVIDAYNQVIVSYKGDFGLILRAYNDGIAYRFFTTKKGQIIIESEEANFNFDKDYKAFIPYVRDLRENDMYSSAFESTYDEIPLSKFVKDSLAITPLLVDLGNAKKAAIIEAELEDYPGMFLTRSNQKQYGLQGSFAHYPKKERLGGYNKMNYMVVKREPYIAKTRGSRNFPWRAIIISESDKDLLNNDMVQKLSAPSQIADVSWIKPGKVAWDWWNDWNISKVNFKAGINTETYKHYIDFASKNHIEYVVLDEGWSEETDMLKVSQSMNIEELISYGKQKNVGIILWASWYAINQVLDDAFSHYSKMGVKGFKIDFIDRDDQKMVKSLYNIAKKAAFYKLIIDYHGMYKPTGIQRTFPNIVNFEGVKGLENAKWTPNDDMPRYENSIPFIRMLAGPMDYTPGAMRNATRADFRPSNALPMSQGTRAHQIGMYVVYEAPLQMMADSPTAYMKEQESTNFISQIPTTFDETIALDGNVGEYVAIARKKDNKWYVGGLTNWSPREMTIDLSFLDKGSYSAEIFKDGINANKDATDYIYEIVKVTNTDKLKVNMANGGGFAIIISQEK, encoded by the coding sequence ATGAATAGATTTTTTTTATATGTAGTTACTATTGTGTTTTTATCAACAACTGTTGGCAATGCCCAGGTAATCCATCTAAAATCCCCTAACGGGAAGATTGAGATGGCTTTGGAAAGTGGAGTAAAAATCTCGTGGTCTGTCAAACATGAAAACACGATAGTTATTGCTCCTTCGTCCATCTCATTAACGCTCGGTAACGGAGTGGTTTTAGGAAAAAACGCAAAAGTGATTAGTGTTAAAAACTCTAACGTCAACTCCTCTTTTGATACACCTTTATATAAAAAGAAAACGGTAATAGATGCCTATAATCAGGTTATAGTGAGCTACAAGGGTGATTTCGGTTTGATTTTAAGAGCTTATAACGATGGGATAGCCTATCGTTTTTTTACAACTAAGAAGGGGCAAATCATCATTGAATCTGAGGAAGCTAATTTTAACTTCGACAAAGATTATAAAGCTTTTATTCCTTATGTGAGGGATTTAAGGGAAAACGATATGTATTCCTCTGCTTTTGAATCCACGTATGATGAAATTCCGCTTTCTAAATTTGTTAAAGATTCACTGGCTATTACTCCGCTTCTTGTCGATTTAGGAAATGCAAAAAAAGCCGCTATCATAGAGGCTGAATTAGAGGATTATCCCGGAATGTTCTTGACAAGAAGCAATCAAAAGCAGTACGGTTTACAGGGCTCATTTGCCCATTATCCGAAGAAAGAACGTTTGGGTGGCTATAATAAAATGAACTATATGGTGGTGAAGAGGGAACCGTATATCGCTAAAACAAGAGGTAGCCGTAATTTTCCTTGGAGAGCAATTATAATAAGTGAGAGCGACAAAGACTTGTTGAATAATGATATGGTTCAAAAACTTTCCGCACCATCTCAAATTGCTGATGTAAGTTGGATAAAACCAGGAAAAGTAGCCTGGGATTGGTGGAATGATTGGAATATATCGAAGGTTAATTTTAAGGCTGGAATTAATACAGAAACCTATAAACATTACATTGATTTCGCTTCGAAAAACCACATCGAATATGTGGTGCTGGACGAAGGCTGGAGTGAAGAAACTGATATGCTGAAAGTATCACAGAGTATGAACATAGAAGAACTCATTAGCTACGGAAAACAAAAAAATGTAGGTATTATTCTTTGGGCTTCTTGGTATGCCATAAATCAGGTTTTAGACGATGCGTTTTCTCATTATTCGAAAATGGGAGTGAAGGGTTTTAAAATCGATTTCATAGATCGTGATGACCAAAAAATGGTAAAATCATTGTATAATATTGCTAAAAAGGCCGCATTCTATAAACTGATTATTGATTATCATGGCATGTATAAACCCACCGGTATTCAGAGAACCTTCCCTAATATTGTCAATTTTGAAGGAGTTAAAGGCTTGGAGAATGCCAAATGGACGCCGAATGATGATATGCCTCGCTATGAAAACAGTATACCATTCATCAGAATGTTGGCAGGGCCAATGGATTACACGCCAGGAGCAATGCGGAATGCAACAAGAGCAGATTTTAGACCAAGTAATGCTTTGCCGATGAGTCAGGGAACCAGAGCGCATCAAATAGGGATGTATGTTGTTTATGAAGCACCGCTGCAAATGATGGCAGATAGTCCTACGGCATATATGAAAGAACAAGAAAGTACCAACTTTATTTCTCAGATTCCTACCACTTTTGATGAAACAATTGCCCTCGATGGAAACGTTGGGGAATACGTTGCTATTGCCAGAAAAAAGGATAATAAATGGTATGTAGGAGGTTTAACAAATTGGTCACCAAGAGAAATGACCATAGACTTGTCTTTTCTGGACAAGGGTAGCTACTCCGCCGAAATTTTTAAAGATGGAATCAACGCCAACAAAGATGCTACAGATTATATATACGAAATAGTTAAAGTTACAAATACCGATAAACTAAAAGTAAATATGGCTAATGGCGGTGGCTTTGCAATTATAATTAGTCAAGAAAAATAA
- a CDS encoding sugar-binding domain-containing protein, whose product MERLNSYKRQYFAKQIVSIFILFISFFPAIAQKGIERKQLFDYDWKFFLGDAPEAKANDFNDAGWRKLDLPHDWSIEGKVNAKNPTKGAGGYFPSGIGWYRKTFQVSDSWKAKKTAIYFEGVYMNSEVFINGKSLGVYPYGYSSFSYDLTPYLNFGKENVIAVRVDNSQQVNSRWYSGSGIYRHVWMTVTNPVHVAQWGTAISTPVVSAKKATVQVKTKVKNEKASAQSVVVKTVLWNKNLKSAGNGQVKVELLANSEKEITQTIQVSNPMLWTPETPHLYEAQVQVLKDKKVVDDTKTNFGIRSVKFTPENGFQLNGKTVKINGGCVHHDNGCLGAAAFDRAEERKVELLKAGGFNAVRSSHNPPSEAFLDACDRLGLLVMDESFDCWNVGKNTNDYSKYFNEWWQRDLDAMVLRDRNHPSIFMWSIGNEVPERGKPEAVKTATILIDALKKMDNTRPVTSAIVESGKDWTIMDSLMAVHDVAGYNYHLHDAPDDHKRVPSRMIVHTESYPKDAFNNWKLGQENNYVIGDFVWTAIDYLGEAGIGRTFYSGETPGENWDNDMFPIHAAYCGDIDLIGWRKPISHYRSMLYNDNEKLYMAVREPEPEPLEIKETWWSVWPTWESWTWPGFEGRTIQVEVYSKYPKVRLYQNNKLVGEQSTTRDQQFKATFPVPYSAGVLKAVGVENDKEMESTILQTSTDVAKIKLIADRKEILANGQDLVFVTVELTDKDGIMQPNASNRLHFKIDGPGVIAGVDNGNIKDTDPYVSETRKAWKGKVLVVIKSTHDAGDIKLTVSSSTLKEKTINIKTVK is encoded by the coding sequence ATGGAGCGCTTAAATTCATACAAAAGACAATATTTTGCAAAACAAATAGTATCCATATTTATACTATTTATAAGCTTTTTTCCAGCAATTGCCCAAAAAGGGATAGAAAGAAAACAGTTATTTGATTATGACTGGAAATTCTTTTTGGGTGATGCCCCTGAAGCCAAAGCAAATGATTTCAATGATGCAGGTTGGCGAAAACTCGATTTGCCCCACGATTGGAGTATTGAAGGAAAAGTAAATGCTAAAAATCCAACGAAAGGAGCGGGAGGATATTTCCCGTCAGGAATTGGTTGGTATCGAAAAACTTTTCAGGTGTCTGATAGCTGGAAAGCAAAAAAAACAGCTATTTATTTTGAAGGTGTTTATATGAACTCAGAAGTTTTTATCAACGGGAAATCGCTGGGTGTTTATCCATATGGCTACTCCTCATTCAGTTATGACCTTACACCTTATCTGAATTTTGGAAAAGAGAATGTTATTGCTGTGCGTGTCGACAATTCACAACAAGTAAACAGCCGTTGGTATAGTGGTTCGGGAATTTATCGTCATGTTTGGATGACGGTTACTAATCCAGTACATGTAGCACAATGGGGTACAGCTATTTCGACTCCTGTTGTATCTGCAAAAAAGGCAACTGTACAGGTTAAAACCAAGGTTAAAAATGAAAAAGCATCTGCTCAAAGCGTTGTTGTGAAAACCGTTCTTTGGAATAAAAACTTAAAAAGTGCGGGAAATGGTCAGGTGAAGGTTGAACTTCTTGCCAATAGCGAGAAGGAAATAACTCAAACGATACAAGTGTCAAATCCGATGCTTTGGACACCAGAAACGCCACATTTATATGAAGCCCAGGTTCAGGTCTTAAAAGATAAAAAAGTGGTGGACGATACTAAAACCAATTTTGGTATCCGTTCTGTAAAATTTACTCCTGAAAACGGATTTCAACTAAATGGGAAAACTGTAAAGATAAACGGTGGTTGCGTGCATCACGATAATGGCTGCTTAGGTGCCGCTGCTTTCGATCGTGCCGAGGAACGTAAAGTTGAATTGCTTAAAGCAGGTGGATTTAATGCAGTTAGAAGTTCTCATAATCCACCTTCAGAAGCATTTTTGGATGCCTGTGACAGATTAGGATTGCTGGTAATGGACGAGTCGTTCGATTGCTGGAATGTAGGGAAAAATACGAATGATTATTCTAAGTATTTCAATGAGTGGTGGCAACGTGATTTGGACGCGATGGTATTGCGCGATCGTAATCATCCTTCCATTTTTATGTGGAGTATAGGTAATGAAGTACCCGAACGTGGAAAACCTGAAGCTGTAAAAACAGCTACCATTCTTATTGATGCGCTTAAAAAAATGGATAATACCCGTCCGGTAACTTCGGCTATTGTGGAAAGTGGTAAGGATTGGACAATAATGGACTCGCTAATGGCAGTACACGATGTGGCGGGATATAATTATCATTTGCATGATGCACCAGACGATCATAAAAGAGTACCTTCAAGAATGATCGTTCACACGGAATCCTATCCAAAAGATGCTTTTAATAATTGGAAATTGGGGCAGGAAAACAATTATGTTATCGGTGATTTTGTTTGGACAGCTATAGATTATCTTGGCGAAGCCGGTATTGGTAGAACTTTTTATTCTGGCGAAACTCCTGGCGAAAACTGGGATAACGACATGTTTCCTATTCATGCTGCCTATTGTGGCGATATAGATTTGATTGGTTGGAGAAAACCCATTTCACATTACCGAAGCATGTTGTACAACGACAACGAAAAACTATATATGGCCGTTCGTGAACCTGAACCAGAGCCTTTGGAAATCAAAGAAACCTGGTGGTCAGTTTGGCCAACATGGGAAAGCTGGACTTGGCCTGGTTTTGAAGGAAGAACGATTCAGGTTGAAGTATATTCCAAATATCCTAAGGTAAGGCTATATCAAAACAACAAGCTAGTTGGTGAACAGTCAACAACACGAGATCAACAATTTAAGGCTACTTTTCCAGTTCCATATTCTGCTGGTGTGCTTAAGGCTGTTGGCGTGGAAAATGATAAAGAAATGGAATCAACCATTCTGCAAACTTCTACTGATGTCGCAAAAATAAAACTCATTGCCGATAGAAAAGAGATTTTGGCAAATGGTCAAGATTTGGTGTTTGTTACTGTTGAATTAACAGATAAAGATGGAATAATGCAACCAAACGCATCAAATCGTTTGCATTTTAAAATTGATGGACCTGGTGTAATTGCCGGGGTCGATAATGGCAATATTAAAGACACTGACCCTTATGTTAGTGAGACACGTAAAGCATGGAAAGGTAAGGTGTTAGTTGTGATAAAGAGCACACATGATGCTGGCGATATTAAGCTAACGGTTAGTTCTTCGACTTTGAAAGAAAAGACAATAAACATTAAAACTGTTAAATAG
- a CDS encoding sialate O-acetylesterase, producing the protein MKFYNSLILIVVGLFLSNINSFAQDKNFYIFLCFGQSDMQGAAKVESQDTTVNNRFKVFQAQDCPNLNRKKAEWSPAVPPICQCNSGLSPADYFGRTMVANLPDNITVGIINVSVAGCDIRLFDKDIYKDFDSTYKESWFTSLVASYDGNPYQYLVNLAKLAQKDGVIKGILLHQGETNAGQEQWPSYVKKIYGDMLADLSLNANSVPLLAGELLASDGNCCSKMNPIIRKLPDTIPSAHIISSEGCTGFDNAHFDSNGYRELGRRYGHKMLTLLGYETRYPKSK; encoded by the coding sequence ATGAAGTTTTATAACAGCTTAATTCTTATAGTTGTAGGTTTATTTTTATCAAATATTAATTCTTTTGCGCAAGATAAGAATTTCTATATATTTCTTTGTTTTGGGCAATCGGATATGCAAGGCGCTGCTAAAGTTGAGAGCCAGGATACCACAGTGAACAACCGATTCAAGGTTTTTCAGGCACAGGATTGCCCAAACCTGAATAGAAAAAAGGCAGAATGGAGTCCTGCCGTTCCACCTATATGTCAATGTAATTCAGGGCTATCGCCAGCAGATTATTTTGGAAGAACTATGGTTGCCAATCTCCCTGATAATATTACAGTTGGAATTATTAACGTTTCTGTTGCCGGCTGTGACATTAGGCTGTTCGATAAAGATATTTACAAGGATTTCGATTCGACGTACAAAGAGAGCTGGTTTACCTCGTTGGTAGCATCTTACGATGGGAATCCTTATCAATATCTTGTCAATTTGGCCAAATTGGCTCAAAAAGACGGAGTTATTAAAGGAATCCTTTTACACCAGGGAGAAACAAATGCGGGACAGGAGCAATGGCCGTCGTATGTAAAGAAAATTTATGGAGATATGTTGGCCGACCTTTCGTTAAATGCCAATTCGGTTCCGCTTTTAGCAGGTGAATTATTAGCTTCCGATGGCAATTGTTGTTCAAAAATGAATCCAATTATACGAAAGTTACCAGATACTATTCCGTCGGCACATATTATTTCTTCGGAAGGCTGCACCGGATTTGACAACGCCCATTTTGATTCCAATGGTTACAGGGAATTAGGAAGACGATATGGTCATAAAATGCTTACTCTGTTGGGATATGAGACCCGATATCCAAAGAGTAAATAA
- a CDS encoding alpha-L-fucosidase, whose product MKLLILSISFILLSLSMSAQDNKMVIVNTEKEPVAQGKFEPTWQSLSQYKVPEWYRNAKFGIWAHWGPQCQAEQGDWFARGMYEEGSNYGNWFVKHYGPKSKFGFKDVIHSWKAENWNPEKLVKLYKQTGAQYFFAMANHHDNLDLWDSKYQEWNSVSVGPKKDIMTGWANAAKKHKLPFGISVHASHAWTFYETAQGADTSGVYKGVPYDGKLTKADGKGTWWEGLDPQKLYAQNHKPSTGWAWEWQKGVVTPPTQEYCDNFYSRTMDLINKYNPDLVYFDDTALPLYPASDAGLKIAAHYYNHNMTTHHGKLEAVLFGKILTDEQKKCMVWDVERGAPDKGQNLAWQTCTCIGNWHYDRSLYEHGGYKSAATVIRMLVDIVSKNGNLLLNIPVRGDGTIDDKEVTVLEGIAKWMKINKESIFDTRPWKVFGEGPAVDAINPMKEQGFNEGNVNLTAKDIRYSQNENVLYASLLGAPVGSVCMKLLGTNSLKEKIKNVTLLGSSEKLIWKQHSDSLVIQKPQIIPNDISVVFKITLAKK is encoded by the coding sequence ATGAAATTATTAATTTTAAGTATTTCTTTTATCCTGCTATCTTTAAGTATGTCAGCGCAGGACAATAAAATGGTGATAGTTAACACCGAGAAAGAACCCGTTGCTCAGGGTAAATTTGAACCAACCTGGCAATCCCTCAGCCAATACAAAGTGCCTGAGTGGTATCGTAATGCAAAATTTGGTATTTGGGCGCACTGGGGTCCACAGTGTCAGGCCGAACAAGGTGATTGGTTCGCACGTGGCATGTATGAAGAAGGAAGTAATTATGGCAATTGGTTTGTAAAGCACTATGGACCAAAATCTAAATTTGGGTTTAAAGATGTTATTCACAGTTGGAAAGCTGAGAACTGGAATCCCGAGAAATTGGTAAAATTGTACAAACAAACCGGAGCACAATACTTTTTTGCCATGGCCAATCACCACGACAATCTGGATTTGTGGGACAGCAAATATCAGGAATGGAACTCGGTGAGCGTTGGTCCTAAAAAAGACATTATGACTGGGTGGGCGAATGCGGCAAAAAAACACAAACTCCCCTTTGGTATTAGTGTACATGCTTCTCATGCCTGGACTTTCTACGAAACTGCTCAGGGTGCAGACACTTCGGGAGTTTACAAAGGTGTACCGTATGATGGAAAACTGACCAAAGCCGATGGCAAAGGAACCTGGTGGGAAGGACTTGATCCTCAAAAACTTTATGCACAAAATCACAAGCCAAGTACAGGTTGGGCCTGGGAATGGCAGAAAGGTGTTGTTACCCCTCCAACTCAAGAATATTGTGATAACTTCTACAGCCGGACGATGGATTTGATTAATAAATACAATCCGGACTTGGTTTATTTTGATGATACAGCGTTGCCACTTTACCCTGCAAGCGATGCAGGTCTGAAAATAGCAGCGCACTATTACAACCACAACATGACCACCCACCACGGTAAATTGGAAGCCGTATTGTTTGGGAAAATACTTACCGATGAGCAGAAAAAATGTATGGTTTGGGATGTGGAACGCGGCGCACCGGATAAAGGACAAAACCTCGCCTGGCAAACCTGTACCTGTATTGGCAACTGGCACTACGATAGATCATTGTATGAACATGGTGGTTATAAATCGGCAGCTACAGTAATCCGAATGTTGGTGGATATTGTGAGCAAAAACGGAAACTTGTTGCTTAATATTCCTGTTCGTGGCGATGGTACTATCGACGATAAAGAGGTGACCGTATTAGAGGGTATTGCAAAATGGATGAAAATCAACAAGGAGAGTATTTTTGATACCCGTCCGTGGAAAGTGTTTGGAGAAGGACCAGCCGTTGATGCAATAAACCCGATGAAAGAACAAGGTTTCAACGAGGGCAATGTCAATCTGACGGCGAAAGACATTCGTTATAGCCAGAATGAAAATGTACTTTATGCGTCATTGTTAGGTGCTCCCGTGGGCAGTGTATGTATGAAATTACTAGGTACGAATAGTTTGAAGGAGAAAATTAAGAATGTAACTCTTCTTGGTAGCAGCGAAAAACTTATTTGGAAACAACATTCAGATTCATTGGTTATTCAAAAGCCCCAAATTATTCCCAATGATATTTCGGTGGTGTTTAAAATAACGCTGGCAAAAAAGTAA